A single genomic interval of Microbacterium sp. zg-Y1090 harbors:
- a CDS encoding gamma-glutamyl-gamma-aminobutyrate hydrolase family protein: MHHRPTVLLLHVRDARPHAPQFQQQLTTLNDATVAAVEALGGTAELVAAADVAESTVRERARRADAVVVLGGEDVDPAFYDGPRDYPGSGFHEPVADRVSIAVIRDAVQHGIPLLGICRGLQLMNVALGGTLVPDMHGHRSLDGDPFVQTRVTVEREGAAGSVAGAGPVLCTHHQAIDQVAPGLSVLVRAVDGVVEAVAHDTAPMLGVQWHPEHPDTALTQVGMLLRDVMSRGSAAR, from the coding sequence ATGCACCACCGCCCCACCGTCCTGCTGCTGCACGTCCGCGACGCGCGACCGCACGCCCCGCAGTTCCAGCAGCAGCTGACGACGCTCAACGACGCCACCGTCGCCGCCGTCGAGGCGCTCGGTGGGACGGCCGAGCTCGTCGCCGCCGCCGATGTCGCGGAGTCGACGGTGCGAGAGCGCGCGCGGCGCGCCGACGCCGTGGTCGTGCTCGGCGGCGAGGACGTGGATCCGGCGTTCTACGACGGCCCGCGCGACTACCCCGGGTCGGGCTTCCACGAGCCGGTCGCCGACCGCGTCAGCATCGCCGTGATCCGGGATGCCGTCCAGCACGGCATCCCGCTTCTCGGCATCTGCCGCGGGCTGCAGCTCATGAACGTCGCGCTGGGCGGCACCCTCGTTCCCGATATGCACGGCCACCGCTCCCTCGACGGCGACCCGTTCGTGCAGACGCGGGTGACGGTCGAGCGCGAGGGCGCCGCGGGATCGGTCGCCGGGGCGGGACCGGTGCTGTGCACGCATCACCAGGCGATCGACCAGGTGGCTCCCGGCCTGTCGGTGCTGGTGCGCGCCGTCGACGGCGTCGTGGAGGCGGTCGCCCACGACACCGCCCCGATGCTGGGCGTGCAGTGGCATCCGGAGCACCCCGACACCGCGCTGACGCAGGTCGGGATGCTCCTTCGCGATGTGATGAGCCGGGGCTCCGCGGCGAGGTGA
- a CDS encoding ComEC/Rec2 family competence protein, with product MPAAVGAWVAALGGASAASAAGVSALIVWALCLAALVTAARSPRSGIRATAGVAALSCAAAAAVLSHLALAQPGRGVAHLEVDGGRALRVVAIVTGKVEPSGAGLGFDAIAERIMIGRDTHIVSLPVTVRSTGAAVEGRDALAPGARVEITGTAFRADAGERAVLVVRAADGMRVIDPPRGGLQTAADLRRSLVGVASGLPPPGGGLVPGLAVGDTAAVGEQLDAAMKASSLSHLTAVSGANCALVVGIAFAAAAACGVRRGVRVGCGLGALAGFVVLVTPEPSVVRAAVMAAIAMLGVLLGRVGAGMSVLSLAVIVLLVADPWLAGEIGFALSAAATGSLLLLSGPLADGIARWMPRPLALALAVPLAAQLACGPLLILVEPTVPLYGVVANLLAAPAAPVATVVGLAACLAAPLPVLQAGLAAIAWVPASWIAGTASTFSGLPGAAVPWIEGGAGVGALALVGAAVVAVCLVPGTTARARVGRRVAAVGLAGLTGVGIGSALLAGVAAPATTPGGWTIAACDVGQGDAVLVRSGGAVALIDAGPDPQPLTACLRRLGVDRVDLLVLTHFDADHVAGVSAVTGRVDTVVHGPVPDAAASQVLQVLAAGGAQVAVGSVGVGGELGDASWRVLWPPARSVAFPSGNDASVVIEVTVPQTASALFLGDLSEQPQHALAASGVLLPRYDVVKVAHHGSADQAERLYRQLRPALALVTVGDNDYGHPRAEILDLLEHGGAVIARTDRDGIVTVTVRDGELAVWREHASDGVDAPG from the coding sequence GTGCCCGCTGCCGTCGGTGCGTGGGTGGCCGCGCTCGGCGGCGCCTCCGCGGCATCCGCTGCGGGAGTGTCGGCGCTCATCGTGTGGGCGCTGTGCCTGGCGGCGCTCGTGACGGCGGCGCGGTCACCTCGATCCGGCATCCGTGCCACGGCCGGTGTCGCGGCTCTCAGCTGCGCGGCGGCCGCTGCCGTGCTCTCGCACCTGGCGCTGGCGCAACCGGGGCGCGGTGTGGCGCACCTCGAGGTCGACGGTGGCCGGGCGCTGCGCGTCGTGGCCATCGTGACGGGCAAAGTGGAGCCTTCCGGTGCGGGCCTCGGGTTCGACGCCATCGCCGAGCGGATCATGATCGGGCGGGACACGCACATCGTGTCGCTGCCGGTCACGGTGCGCAGCACCGGCGCGGCGGTGGAGGGTCGGGATGCGCTCGCTCCCGGCGCGCGCGTGGAGATCACGGGGACCGCCTTCCGCGCCGACGCGGGGGAGCGTGCCGTGCTGGTGGTGCGCGCGGCGGACGGGATGCGGGTGATCGATCCGCCGCGCGGGGGACTGCAGACCGCCGCCGATCTCCGGCGAAGTCTCGTGGGCGTGGCATCCGGGCTGCCCCCGCCTGGCGGCGGCCTCGTACCTGGGCTGGCCGTGGGAGACACGGCAGCGGTCGGCGAGCAGTTGGATGCCGCGATGAAGGCGTCGTCCCTCTCGCACCTCACCGCTGTCTCCGGGGCGAACTGCGCGCTCGTGGTCGGGATCGCCTTCGCGGCGGCCGCGGCGTGCGGCGTGCGCCGCGGCGTGCGGGTGGGGTGCGGACTGGGCGCCCTGGCGGGCTTCGTCGTGCTCGTGACACCCGAACCCAGTGTCGTGCGCGCGGCGGTCATGGCGGCCATCGCGATGCTCGGCGTGCTGCTCGGACGTGTCGGGGCGGGCATGTCGGTGCTGTCGCTCGCGGTGATCGTGCTGCTCGTGGCCGACCCGTGGCTGGCGGGCGAGATCGGGTTCGCGCTGTCGGCGGCCGCGACGGGTTCCTTGCTGCTGCTGTCGGGGCCGCTGGCCGACGGAATCGCACGATGGATGCCGCGCCCGCTCGCCCTGGCGCTGGCGGTGCCGTTGGCGGCGCAGCTGGCCTGCGGACCGCTGCTGATCCTCGTGGAGCCGACCGTGCCGCTCTACGGCGTCGTCGCCAATCTGCTCGCGGCACCGGCGGCGCCCGTGGCCACGGTGGTGGGGCTCGCCGCGTGTCTGGCCGCGCCGCTGCCCGTGCTGCAGGCCGGACTCGCGGCGATCGCGTGGGTGCCGGCCTCGTGGATCGCGGGGACCGCGTCGACGTTCTCGGGTCTGCCCGGTGCCGCCGTGCCGTGGATCGAGGGCGGTGCGGGGGTGGGCGCGCTGGCGCTCGTGGGTGCTGCGGTGGTGGCCGTATGCCTCGTGCCGGGGACGACCGCGCGGGCCCGGGTGGGGCGACGCGTGGCGGCCGTCGGGCTGGCCGGGCTCACGGGCGTCGGCATCGGTTCGGCCCTGCTCGCGGGGGTCGCGGCCCCCGCGACCACGCCGGGCGGGTGGACCATCGCCGCGTGCGACGTCGGACAGGGGGACGCGGTGCTCGTGAGATCCGGTGGCGCGGTGGCGCTCATCGACGCCGGACCCGATCCGCAGCCGCTGACGGCGTGTCTGCGCCGCCTCGGCGTCGACCGGGTCGACCTGCTCGTGCTCACCCACTTCGACGCAGATCACGTCGCGGGCGTGTCGGCGGTGACGGGCCGCGTCGACACCGTCGTGCACGGGCCGGTGCCGGATGCCGCGGCCTCGCAGGTGCTGCAGGTGCTCGCCGCTGGGGGCGCCCAGGTGGCCGTCGGTTCCGTCGGTGTCGGCGGCGAGCTGGGCGACGCGTCGTGGCGCGTGCTGTGGCCGCCCGCGCGTTCCGTCGCCTTCCCCTCCGGCAACGACGCCTCGGTGGTGATAGAGGTGACGGTGCCCCAGACGGCATCCGCGCTGTTCCTCGGCGATCTGTCGGAGCAGCCGCAGCACGCCCTCGCCGCCTCCGGTGTCCTGCTGCCGCGGTACGACGTCGTCAAGGTCGCCCACCACGGCAGCGCCGACCAGGCCGAGCGGCTGTACCGACAGCTGCGGCCGGCGCTGGCGCTGGTCACCGTCGGGGACAACGACTACGGGCACCCTCGGGCCGAGATCCTGGATCTCCTCGAGCACGGGGGAGCGGTCATCGCGCGCACCGACCGCGATGGCATCGTCACCGTGACGGTGAGGGACGGCGAGCTCGCGGTCTGGCGGGAACACGCCTCCGACGGTGTCGACGCCCCGGGATAG
- a CDS encoding ComEA family DNA-binding protein: MGDSSPPSARRRLGVGAVTVVVILALAVTVAIGILRTSTAPVETVTIAQTPAGADAGPSVLGDASAVYVHVSGAVAAPGLYVLESGARVVDAVAAAGGFGADADRAAVNLARPVGDGEQLHVPVVGEAPAAGAAGPAGPAGGGDGRVNLNTADLTALDTLPRIGPALAQRILDWREQNGRFTSIEDLLAVPGIGEKMLAALRDLVTL; this comes from the coding sequence ATCGGCGACAGCTCCCCACCGTCCGCCCGTCGACGTCTCGGCGTCGGCGCGGTGACCGTCGTCGTGATCCTCGCGCTGGCGGTCACGGTGGCCATCGGCATCCTGCGCACGTCGACCGCCCCGGTCGAGACGGTGACGATCGCGCAGACGCCGGCGGGCGCCGACGCCGGGCCGTCGGTGCTCGGGGACGCGTCGGCCGTGTACGTCCATGTGTCGGGAGCGGTCGCCGCGCCGGGGCTCTACGTGCTGGAGTCCGGCGCCCGCGTCGTCGACGCGGTGGCTGCGGCCGGCGGGTTCGGTGCGGACGCCGACCGGGCCGCGGTGAACCTCGCGCGGCCGGTCGGTGACGGCGAGCAGCTGCACGTGCCTGTCGTCGGCGAGGCGCCAGCCGCCGGCGCTGCGGGACCGGCCGGGCCGGCGGGTGGCGGCGACGGCCGGGTCAACCTCAACACCGCCGACCTGACGGCGCTGGACACCCTGCCGAGGATCGGCCCGGCGCTGGCGCAGCGCATCCTCGACTGGCGTGAGCAGAACGGTCGGTTCACGAGCATCGAGGACCTGCTGGCCGTTCCGGGGATCGGCGAGAAGATGCTCGCCGCGCTGCGCGACCTGGTGACGCTGTGA
- a CDS encoding App1 family protein: MPGTDPAPPRPKTLWIARLEYSFHSWRERRARRRGNRATVAAFPGYAGPDWVRVLGRVLIVPAVRTDTRGEYAGVRGWRSFASVPVGFAQVTVEIDGVEHEVVADRGGVIDATLPATLAAGWQPIRMSVEGCDPIESRVFVVAPEVRFGVVSDVDDTVMVTALPRPFVAAWNSFVLDEHARQPVPGMAVLLERIMRENPGSPMIYLSTGAWNVAPTLMRFLRRHVFPPGAMLLTDWGPTHDRWFRSGRLHKQQNLDRLAREFPHIKWLLIGDDGQADDAIYTAFAAAHPDRVTAVAIRRLSPTEAVLAGGRTVVDDHSAAGVPWVTDSDGAGLLDRLNDVGVLKPEPPA, translated from the coding sequence ATGCCTGGCACCGACCCCGCACCCCCACGCCCGAAGACGCTCTGGATCGCACGTCTGGAGTACAGCTTCCATTCCTGGCGCGAGCGCCGAGCGCGACGTCGGGGCAACCGCGCCACCGTCGCGGCTTTCCCCGGCTACGCCGGCCCTGACTGGGTGCGCGTGCTCGGGCGGGTGCTCATCGTTCCGGCGGTGCGCACCGACACCCGCGGCGAGTATGCCGGTGTGCGCGGCTGGCGCAGCTTCGCCAGCGTGCCGGTCGGCTTCGCCCAGGTGACGGTGGAGATCGACGGTGTGGAACACGAGGTCGTCGCCGATCGCGGGGGTGTCATCGACGCGACGCTGCCCGCCACGCTCGCCGCGGGATGGCAGCCGATCAGGATGTCCGTCGAAGGCTGCGATCCCATCGAATCTCGCGTGTTCGTCGTCGCGCCCGAGGTGCGCTTCGGCGTCGTCTCCGACGTCGACGACACCGTCATGGTCACCGCCCTCCCCCGCCCTTTCGTGGCGGCGTGGAACTCGTTCGTGCTCGACGAGCACGCCCGCCAGCCCGTCCCGGGCATGGCGGTGCTGCTCGAGCGCATCATGCGCGAGAACCCCGGCTCTCCCATGATCTACCTCTCCACCGGAGCCTGGAACGTCGCCCCCACCCTCATGCGATTCCTCCGCCGCCACGTCTTTCCGCCGGGGGCGATGCTGCTCACCGACTGGGGCCCCACGCATGACCGTTGGTTCCGCAGTGGCCGCCTGCACAAGCAGCAGAACCTCGACCGCCTGGCGCGGGAGTTCCCGCACATCAAGTGGCTCCTCATCGGCGACGACGGTCAGGCCGACGACGCGATCTACACCGCCTTCGCCGCGGCGCACCCGGACCGGGTGACCGCGGTCGCGATCCGGCGGCTCTCCCCCACCGAGGCCGTGCTCGCCGGCGGCCGCACGGTGGTCGACGACCACTCGGCGGCGGGGGTGCCCTGGGTGACCGACTCCGACGGCGCCGGCCTGCTCGACCGACTCAACGACGTCGGAGTGCTCAAGCCCGAGCCGCCCGCCTGA
- the holA gene encoding DNA polymerase III subunit delta, translating into MASPARRPTARKPAGKAAASKIRQLSWRNPEPAPIVLVSGPEEVCAERAIAGVRDYLRAEDPSLEVTDIRADDYAAGTLLGVTSPSLFGEPRLVRVSGVEKCSDTFLTEAIAYLDHPQDGATVVLRHTSSSVRGKKLLDAIRAGTGGGVEIACPAVKRDSDRYDFAAGEFSAARKRIAPAALRALVSAFADDLTELAAACQQLIVDVPDDITEAIVTRYYGGRVETSAFTVADTAIAGRYGEALLALRQALASGSDPVPMVAAIAMKLRTMAKVAGHREPSAALAGRLGLKDWQVDRARRDLMGWNESSLGMAIQAAARADAEVKGGSRDPVFALERLVTVIATRQPFGS; encoded by the coding sequence ATGGCATCCCCCGCGCGCAGACCCACCGCGCGCAAGCCCGCAGGCAAGGCCGCGGCGAGCAAGATCCGGCAGCTGTCGTGGCGCAACCCCGAACCGGCGCCCATCGTCCTCGTCTCCGGTCCCGAGGAGGTCTGCGCGGAGCGCGCGATCGCCGGCGTGCGGGACTACCTGCGCGCCGAGGATCCGAGCCTCGAAGTCACCGACATCCGCGCCGACGACTACGCCGCCGGCACCCTGCTCGGGGTGACGTCGCCGTCGCTGTTCGGCGAGCCCCGGCTCGTGCGCGTCTCGGGCGTGGAGAAGTGCTCCGACACGTTCCTCACCGAGGCGATCGCCTACCTCGACCACCCGCAGGACGGTGCGACCGTGGTGCTGCGGCACACGTCCTCAAGCGTGCGGGGCAAGAAGCTGCTCGACGCGATCCGTGCGGGCACGGGTGGCGGCGTCGAGATCGCGTGCCCCGCCGTCAAACGTGACAGCGACCGGTACGACTTCGCGGCGGGGGAGTTCTCCGCCGCGCGCAAGCGCATCGCGCCGGCTGCGCTGCGCGCTCTCGTCTCCGCCTTCGCCGACGATCTCACGGAGCTCGCCGCCGCCTGTCAGCAGCTCATCGTCGACGTTCCCGACGACATCACCGAGGCGATCGTGACCCGCTACTACGGCGGACGCGTGGAGACCTCGGCGTTCACCGTGGCCGACACGGCCATCGCCGGGCGCTACGGCGAAGCGCTGCTGGCGCTGCGGCAGGCACTGGCATCCGGTTCAGACCCGGTGCCCATGGTCGCGGCGATCGCGATGAAGCTGCGCACGATGGCCAAGGTCGCTGGGCACCGCGAGCCGTCCGCGGCTCTGGCGGGGCGGCTCGGCCTGAAGGACTGGCAGGTCGACCGGGCTCGACGCGACCTGATGGGCTGGAACGAGTCGTCGCTGGGCATGGCGATCCAGGCCGCGGCACGCGCCGACGCCGAGGTCAAGGGCGGTTCGCGCGACCCCGTGTTCGCGCTGGAGCGTCTCGTGACCGTGATCGCGACGCGGCAGCCCTTCGGTTCCTGA
- the leuS gene encoding leucine--tRNA ligase → MSQTLPPDTAGDAGAFDVHAIQEKWQRRWEQDDPFRAGGDDDTRPRKYVLAMFPYPSGDLHMGHAENYLYSDIVARFWRHRGYNVLNPIGWDSFGLPAENAAIKRGADPRAWTYANIDQQKASLKQYGVSFDWSRVLHTSDPEYYRWNQWLFQQLYERGLAYRKESPVNWCPVDQTVLANEQVVDGHCERCGAEVIKKKLTQWYFRITDYADRLLDDLNQLEGFWPHKVLQMQRNWIGRSIGADIDFEIEGRAEKVTVFSTRPDTLHGATFFVVAPDSDLAAELAAGASAEVRMRFQDYLEKVQKATDIDRQATDRPKTGVFLDRYAINPINGERLPIWAADYVLADYGHGAVMAVPAHDQRDLDFARAFDLPVRVVVDTSAPVTGAIPVIELDDEGVPIDPGADADETDPVKTGVALTGEGRMINSGPLDGLSKRNAIARAIDLLEAAGTGRAAKTYRLRDWLISRQRFWGTPIPMIHTEDGRIVPVPDEQLPVELPSREGLDLTPKGSSPLGAATDWVTTVDPETGEPARRDPDTMDTFVDSSWYFLRFLSPGDTTQPFSQREADRWGPVDFYIGGVEHAILHLLYARFITKALYDMGHVDFTEPFSSLINQGMVILDGAKMSKSKGNLVLFQEELDAHGADALRVGLAFAGPVEDDKDWADVSTVGAAKFLARALRVARDVTSSPDVKWADGDVALRRITHRLLADAPGLLEQTKFNVVVARLMELVNATRKAIDAGAGAADPAVREAAEVTALILDLFAPHTAEEMWEILGYAPSVGLVPWRQADPTLLVEDTVKVAVQIDGKVRATLEVSARIDAAELEALARADDRVVRSLDGREITRAIVRAPKVVSFSTR, encoded by the coding sequence GTGTCTCAGACTCTTCCTCCCGACACCGCCGGCGACGCCGGCGCGTTCGACGTGCACGCGATCCAGGAGAAGTGGCAGCGCCGCTGGGAGCAGGACGACCCCTTCCGGGCCGGCGGCGACGACGACACGCGCCCCCGCAAGTACGTGCTGGCGATGTTCCCGTACCCGTCCGGCGACCTGCACATGGGGCACGCCGAGAACTACCTGTACTCCGACATCGTCGCCCGCTTCTGGCGCCACCGCGGCTACAACGTGCTCAACCCCATCGGGTGGGACTCGTTCGGCCTGCCCGCCGAGAACGCGGCCATCAAGCGCGGGGCGGACCCGCGGGCCTGGACCTACGCCAACATCGACCAGCAGAAGGCGAGCCTCAAGCAGTACGGCGTCTCCTTCGACTGGAGCCGGGTGCTGCACACGAGCGACCCGGAGTACTACCGCTGGAACCAATGGCTGTTCCAGCAGCTGTACGAACGGGGCCTGGCATACCGCAAGGAGAGTCCGGTCAACTGGTGCCCCGTCGACCAGACGGTGCTGGCCAACGAGCAGGTCGTCGACGGACACTGCGAGCGCTGCGGCGCCGAGGTGATCAAGAAGAAGCTGACCCAGTGGTACTTCCGCATCACCGACTACGCCGACCGGCTGCTGGATGACCTGAACCAGCTGGAGGGCTTCTGGCCCCACAAGGTGCTGCAGATGCAGCGCAACTGGATCGGACGCTCCATCGGCGCCGACATCGACTTCGAGATCGAGGGTCGCGCCGAGAAGGTCACCGTCTTCTCCACGCGCCCCGACACGCTGCACGGCGCGACGTTCTTCGTCGTGGCGCCTGACTCCGACCTGGCCGCGGAGCTGGCCGCCGGCGCCTCGGCCGAGGTGCGCATGCGCTTCCAGGACTACCTGGAGAAGGTGCAGAAGGCCACCGACATCGATCGGCAGGCCACCGACCGCCCCAAGACCGGTGTCTTCCTCGACCGCTACGCGATCAACCCGATCAACGGCGAGCGCCTGCCCATCTGGGCCGCGGACTACGTGCTGGCCGATTACGGCCACGGTGCGGTCATGGCCGTGCCCGCTCACGACCAGCGTGATCTGGACTTCGCCCGCGCGTTCGACCTGCCCGTGCGAGTGGTCGTCGACACCTCGGCCCCGGTCACCGGAGCCATCCCCGTCATCGAGCTGGACGACGAGGGGGTGCCGATCGATCCGGGCGCGGATGCCGACGAGACCGACCCGGTGAAGACCGGGGTCGCGCTCACCGGCGAAGGCCGCATGATCAACTCCGGACCGCTGGACGGCCTGAGCAAGCGCAACGCCATCGCCCGCGCGATCGACCTGCTGGAGGCCGCCGGCACCGGCCGTGCCGCGAAGACCTACCGCCTGCGCGACTGGCTGATCTCCCGTCAGCGGTTCTGGGGCACGCCGATCCCGATGATCCACACCGAGGACGGGCGCATCGTGCCCGTGCCCGACGAGCAGCTGCCGGTCGAACTCCCCTCGCGCGAGGGACTGGACCTCACGCCCAAGGGTTCGTCGCCCCTGGGTGCCGCGACCGACTGGGTCACCACTGTCGATCCCGAGACGGGTGAGCCCGCCCGCCGCGACCCCGACACGATGGACACCTTCGTCGACAGCTCGTGGTACTTCCTGCGGTTCCTCTCGCCGGGCGACACCACCCAGCCGTTCTCGCAGCGCGAGGCCGACCGCTGGGGTCCGGTGGACTTCTACATCGGCGGCGTCGAGCACGCCATCCTGCACCTGCTGTACGCGCGCTTCATCACCAAGGCGCTGTACGACATGGGGCACGTCGACTTCACCGAGCCGTTCTCCAGCCTGATCAACCAGGGCATGGTGATCCTCGACGGCGCCAAGATGTCCAAGAGCAAGGGCAACCTGGTGCTCTTCCAGGAGGAGCTCGACGCCCACGGCGCCGACGCCCTCCGCGTCGGCCTCGCGTTCGCGGGGCCGGTCGAGGACGACAAGGACTGGGCCGACGTCTCGACCGTCGGCGCCGCCAAGTTCCTGGCCCGCGCGCTGCGCGTGGCTCGGGATGTCACCAGCAGCCCCGACGTGAAGTGGGCCGACGGCGACGTCGCGCTGCGCCGCATCACCCACCGCCTGCTCGCCGATGCGCCCGGGCTGCTCGAGCAGACGAAGTTCAACGTCGTGGTGGCACGCCTCATGGAGCTGGTCAACGCGACCCGCAAGGCGATCGACGCCGGGGCCGGCGCGGCCGACCCCGCCGTGCGCGAAGCCGCCGAGGTGACCGCGCTGATCCTGGACCTCTTCGCCCCGCACACCGCGGAGGAGATGTGGGAGATCCTCGGCTACGCGCCGTCGGTCGGCCTCGTTCCCTGGCGCCAGGCCGACCCGACTCTGCTGGTCGAGGACACCGTCAAGGTCGCCGTGCAGATCGACGGCAAGGTGCGGGCGACGCTCGAGGTCTCCGCCCGCATCGACGCCGCCGAACTCGAGGCGCTCGCCCGGGCCGACGACCGTGTGGTCCGCTCGCTCGACGGGCGGGAGATCACCCGCGCCATCGTGCGGGCACCGAAGGTCGTCAGCTTCAGCACCCGCTGA
- a CDS encoding anthranilate synthase component I family protein, whose protein sequence is MLPAVAARPLAWVDPAALFAAGPSRAAHAFWLDAGPDATEGWSWLGVGEPETDPAVVDALALGAPTPAASPAGEWGPFHGGWVGWLGYDGAAAGAGAPAVTDATVPDRMWLRAGRFVAVDHSRRRMWAVAPASDLDDFALQASGWAADAEASAAPAHAVASAAPLSDAAPATASARVDPAAYADLIGRCRAAIRAGDAYQLCLTTRFDVPASTPFDPVAVHRRLRSTSSAHHGGLIRSGDVALVSASPERFLEAAGGVVRTRPIKGTRPRGRNAADDEARAAELRASVKERAENVMIVDLMRNDLSRVCLPATVAVDGLLEVESYPAVHQLVSTVAGRLRPEATVGDLLAAAFPAGSMTGAPKRSAMTILHDLEGGPRGVFAGCFGWVGADGALDLAMVIRSIVLHPGGAYVGAGGGITWGSDASAEVAEVGLKARAPLAALGATLPPGWS, encoded by the coding sequence ATGCTCCCCGCCGTGGCCGCCCGCCCGCTGGCGTGGGTCGACCCCGCCGCGTTGTTCGCCGCCGGGCCGTCCCGGGCCGCGCATGCCTTCTGGCTGGACGCCGGCCCCGACGCGACCGAGGGGTGGAGCTGGCTGGGGGTGGGAGAACCGGAGACAGACCCGGCGGTCGTCGATGCCCTGGCGCTGGGCGCGCCCACTCCCGCAGCGTCTCCCGCCGGGGAGTGGGGGCCATTCCACGGCGGATGGGTCGGCTGGCTGGGCTACGACGGCGCCGCCGCAGGTGCGGGCGCACCCGCCGTGACCGACGCCACCGTGCCGGACCGCATGTGGCTGCGGGCGGGCCGATTCGTCGCCGTGGACCACTCCCGACGGCGCATGTGGGCCGTGGCCCCCGCATCGGACCTCGACGACTTCGCCCTGCAGGCGTCCGGCTGGGCGGCGGATGCCGAAGCGTCGGCGGCCCCCGCGCACGCCGTGGCATCCGCTGCGCCGCTGTCTGACGCCGCGCCCGCCACCGCGTCGGCGCGGGTGGACCCCGCTGCTTATGCCGACCTGATCGGCCGCTGCCGCGCTGCCATCCGCGCCGGCGATGCTTATCAGCTGTGCCTCACGACCCGATTCGACGTGCCGGCATCCACGCCCTTCGACCCCGTCGCGGTGCACCGCCGCCTGCGCTCGACCTCATCCGCGCACCACGGAGGTCTCATCCGCAGCGGGGACGTCGCGCTCGTCTCCGCGAGCCCCGAGCGCTTCCTCGAGGCGGCCGGCGGGGTCGTGCGCACGCGTCCGATCAAGGGCACGCGCCCGCGGGGGCGCAACGCCGCTGACGACGAGGCACGTGCCGCCGAACTGCGCGCGAGTGTGAAGGAGCGCGCCGAGAACGTGATGATCGTCGACCTGATGCGCAACGACCTGTCGCGGGTGTGCCTGCCGGCGACGGTCGCGGTCGACGGGCTGCTCGAGGTGGAGTCGTACCCCGCGGTGCACCAGCTGGTCAGCACCGTTGCGGGGCGCCTGCGGCCCGAGGCGACGGTCGGCGACCTGCTGGCCGCGGCCTTTCCCGCCGGCAGCATGACGGGGGCGCCGAAGCGGTCGGCCATGACGATCCTGCACGACCTGGAGGGCGGCCCGCGGGGGGTGTTCGCCGGATGCTTCGGCTGGGTGGGGGCCGACGGGGCGCTGGATCTGGCGATGGTGATCCGCTCGATCGTGCTTCATCCGGGCGGCGCGTACGTCGGCGCGGGCGGCGGCATCACCTGGGGGTCCGACGCCTCCGCCGAGGTGGCGGAAGTGGGGCTGAAGGCCCGCGCACCGCTGGCGGCGCTGGGCGCGACCCTGCCTCCAGGCTGGTCATAG
- a CDS encoding DedA family protein, translating into MNEILTWLLDAVQSVDPVLRTVLAGVAILLETSVLVGLVVPGDTVVIVAGTAVGSPVEGVLLVITVILGALAGESIGFWLGRVLGPRIRFSRLGAKLGEHNWQRAELYLRRRGGPAIFLSRFLPVLHSLVPLTVGMSGFAYRRFIAWTLPACTLWSVLYVGVAAAAAGTYRELADRLHFAGYIFVGIIVAFFVLAYLAKRIIARRERRHLHVDGATDASHAEEGMRD; encoded by the coding sequence GTGAACGAGATCCTCACCTGGCTGCTTGACGCGGTTCAGAGTGTCGACCCCGTGCTGCGTACCGTGCTGGCGGGTGTCGCGATCCTGCTCGAGACGAGCGTGCTGGTGGGTCTGGTGGTCCCCGGCGACACCGTCGTGATCGTTGCGGGCACCGCGGTGGGGTCGCCCGTGGAGGGCGTGCTGCTGGTGATCACGGTGATCCTCGGCGCGCTGGCCGGCGAAAGCATCGGATTCTGGCTCGGACGGGTGCTGGGGCCGCGCATCCGCTTCTCTCGCTTGGGTGCGAAGCTCGGGGAGCACAACTGGCAGCGAGCCGAACTGTACCTGCGCCGACGCGGTGGACCCGCGATCTTCCTGTCGCGATTCCTGCCGGTGCTGCACTCGCTCGTGCCGCTGACCGTCGGCATGAGCGGCTTCGCCTACCGACGCTTCATCGCGTGGACCCTGCCGGCCTGCACCCTGTGGTCCGTGCTGTACGTGGGGGTGGCCGCCGCGGCTGCGGGCACCTACCGCGAACTCGCCGATCGTCTGCACTTCGCGGGGTACATCTTCGTGGGCATCATCGTCGCCTTCTTCGTGCTGGCGTACCTCGCCAAGCGGATCATCGCGCGTCGGGAGCGCCGCCATCTGCACGTCGACGGAGCGACGGACGCTTCGCATGCCGAGGAGGGCATGCGAGACTGA